One genomic segment of Gossypium arboreum isolate Shixiya-1 chromosome 3, ASM2569848v2, whole genome shotgun sequence includes these proteins:
- the LOC108474865 gene encoding pentatricopeptide repeat-containing protein At5g64320, mitochondrial-like: MSSIFHNPSIFFNPTRTHGCKLHVLTMVSMPSKTHGTITSPGCSDERTARIRVVNFLDKIKAIPFKDTNGILSLMEKDASNWTLSAFNGLLMALLTADEADLAMELFSNASGFGLSPNGWTFSIIIRCLCKKNDLDEAQRVLHHMMENGYNPNVITFTILIDSLCKRGKLGYAFRVLELMGGIGCKPNVQTYNCLLKGLCYIGKVEQAHEMLMNMEKESLKPDIYSYTAIMDGFCKVGRSDEAMGLLNQALVMGLQPNVVIFNTLFTGYNKEGRPQHGFKVLKLMKDKNCSPDSISYSTLMSGLLKWGKTRAALKVYKEMMGIGFEVEGKMLSSLLRGLCMKSWEEKDLVQDAYQMFDKMRKRGSIIDHSSYGFMIRTLCMVRKMEEAVYHLKEMIGMGYIPRTITFNNVIQGLCIEGKIHEALVVLVTMYENGKIPSRTSYDMLVKEFNRQGLLLGACNVYGAALKQGVVPHRIPLRLNSHSY; this comes from the coding sequence ATGTCTTCTATATTTCATAATCCTTCCATTTTCTTCAATCCCACGAGAACCCATGGTTGCAAGCTTCATGTTCTTACAATGGTTTCAATGCCTTCCAAAACTCATGGAACCATAACATCACCAGGCTGCTCTGATGAAAGAACAGCCAGAATTCGGGTTGTGAATTTCCTGGACAAAATCAAAGCAATACCCTTTAAAGACACGAATGGAATTCTCAGCTTGATGGAGAAAGATGCGAGCAATTGGACCTTATCAGCTTTCAATGGGCTGTTAATGGCATTGCTTACAGCAGACGAGGCTGATCTGGCCATGGAACTGTTCTCCAATGCATCAGGTTTTGGTTTATCACCGAATGGTTGGACATTTTCCATCATCATTAGATGCTTGTGTAAGAAAAACGACCTTGATGAAGCTCAACGAGTTTTACACCACATGATGGAAAATGGGTACAATCCAAATGTGATAACATTTACAATTCTCATTGATTCATTGTGCAAAAGAGGCAAATTGGGgtatgcttttcgagttcttgaATTAATGGGTGGAATTGGGTGCAAACCAAATGTTCAAACATACAATTGCTTGTTAAAGGGATTATGTTATATTGGGAAAGTCGAACAAGCTCATGAAATGTTGATGAACATGGAGAAAGAATCACTAAAACCTGATATTTATTCATATACAGCTATTATGGATGGTTTTTGTAAAGTGGGTAGATCAGATGAGGCAATGGGATTGCTTAACCAAGCTTTGGTTATGGGGTTACAACCAAATGTGGTCATTTTCAACACTCTTTTCACGGGTTATAACAAAGAAGGAAGGCCACAACATGGGTTTAAAGTGTTAAAGCTTATGAAGGACAAAAATTGCAGCCCTGATAGTATTAGTTACAGCACCTTAATGAGTGGGTTATTGAAATGGGGAAAAACAAGAGCTGCATTAAAAGTGTATAAAGAAATGATGGGTATTGGCTTTGAAGTTGAAGGAAAGATGCTGAGCAGTTTGCTTAGAGGTTTATGCATGAAATCATGGGAAGAAAAGGACTTGGTTCAAGATGCATACCAAATGTTCGATAAAATGCGGAAGAGGGGTTCTATCATTGATCATAGTAGTTATGGGTTTATGATTCGAACGCTTTGCATGGTGAGGAAAATGGAGGAGGCTGTTTACCATTTGAAGGAAATGATTGGAATGGGGTACATTCCTAGGACGATAACCTTTAACAATGTGATTCAAGGGCTTTGCATTGAAGGAAAGATCCATGAGGCATTGGTGGTGTTGGTTACTATGTATGAAAATGGTAAAATCCCAAGTAGAACATCGTATGACATGTTGGTTAAAGAGTTTAATCGACAGGGATTGTTGTTGGGTGCTTGTAATGTTTATGGTGCTGCTTTGAAGCAAGGTGTAGTCCCACATAGGATCCCACTAAGACTAAATAGCCATAGTTATTGA
- the LOC108474866 gene encoding uncharacterized protein LOC108474866, with translation MDRNAMTTSILLFLIVTDVSNASSSSSLKLRYLANESPSKNDTVSTSTTPPSSPLPILLSASGKKKLDPKLDPNSSNKTDFVMPLLGDKKDPKPLGKPKKVSASPQKEKVSGNNPSLTPNPKSDKTMKENKEKKNNVGGGNNLNSTNTVKRGYTNKDKEKKKTTKSNVIGNDSKSNIDDTCAGIASRCEDQNSLIACVKGFGTGSKEGIVLVHNKGEKTLNVNLIGPFGASFPKRLRVPKHGIEKVSSYLSLLCFVTLSSLSLDLVRPIS, from the exons ATGGATAGAAATGCAATGACAACATCgattttattgtttttaatcGTCACTGATGTTTCCAATGCTTCTTCGTCTTCGTCTTTGAAGCTTAGATACTTAGCTAATGAATCTCCATCAAAGAATGACACCGTTTCTACTTCTACAACGCCGCCT AGCTCTCCGTTGCCAATTCTTTTATCGGCTTCAGGCAAGAAGAAATTGGATCCAAAACTTGATCCGAATTCATCCAACAAAACGGATTTTGTGATGCCACTTCTCGGTGACAAGAAAGATCCAAAACCATTGGGTAAACCGAAGAAGGTGAGTGCATCTCCTCAAAAGGAAAAAGTTAGTGGAAACAATCCAAGTTTAACTCCAAATCCGAAAAGTGATAAAACAATGAAGGAAAATAAGGAGAAGAAAAATAATGTAGGTGGTGGAAACAATCTAAATAGTACAAACACTGTGAAAAGAGGTTATACAAACAAGGATAAGGAAAAGAAGAAGACGACAAAGTCAAACGTGATTGGAAATGATTCAAAGTCAAATATTGATGATACATGTGCCGGCATAGCTAGTAGATGTGAAGACCAAAACTCTTTGATTGCATGCGTTAAGGGTTTTGGAACTG GGTCCAAAGAAGGGATTGTTTTGGTCCATAATAAGGGAGAAAAAACTTTGAATGTCAATCTTATAGGCCCTTTTGGAGCATCTTTTCCCAAGAGACTTAGAGTACCAAAACATGGTATTGAAAAGGTATCTTCTTATCTTTCTCTCTTATGCTTTGTCACTCTTTCCTCATTATCTTTAGACCTTGTGAGACCTATTTCATGA
- the LOC108474843 gene encoding B3 domain-containing transcription repressor VAL2-like isoform X2, which translates to MASKSCMNVLCGASTSIEWRNGWTLRSGDFASLCDKCGSAYEQSIFCDVFHSKDSGWRDCNSCGKPLHCGCIASRFLLELLDGGGINCVSCAKKSGFNHMIEDEKPNEFCMVKADADQLHSTSADNQLSGASIENLQPMQLSNNAESIGLRQLLQLHNDDSSGSLGQMKQEEFLPPREIGSTCLTSINQASNGSVQAVKPTTSKVNIFDSLPQTNLSISLGGSLGNQNGFPSSVVDEKSKMSSVLQQASKSRHLLPKPPRSVLATGLEMNAGMVPQIRVARPPAEGRGRNQLLPRYWPRITDQELQQISGDSNSTIVPLFEKVLSASDAGRIGRLVLPKACAEAYFPPISQPEGLPLRIQDVKGKEWVFQFRFWPNNNSRMYVLEGVTPCIQSMQLQAGDTVTFSRKDPEGKLVMGFRKATNTAVVQSLKGSTDPHLNGLSKHSSLAGGDISGHKSDMHEDRIREDLLLPSMLTPERKRTRNIGSKSKRLLIDSQDALELKLTWEEAQDLLHPPPSTKPSIVTIEDHDFEEYDEPPVFGKRSIFAVRSTGGQEQWAQCDNCSKWRRVPVDALLPPKWTCADNNWDQSRSSCSLPDELTPRELEILLRLNRDFKKRRIIAFHRQTQEHESSPGLNALANAAILGDNVADSGTTPVATTTKHPRHRPGCSCIVCIQPPSGKGKHKPTCTCNVCLTVKRRFKTLMMRKKKRQSEREAEIALRNQQAWRTREEAEVESSSKHVSSHHDPSENEARSVNELESKNQSNNNKLVSKSVEANKGRIDLNCDPCRDDDSQFASSTRMSMMNLLHVASLPLETYLKENGLTSLVSDQQAISTSHAPPQAGNTSEPHDDQCFHSATKEHETRDEVNIETKTVRINNEIDP; encoded by the exons ATGGCTTCGAAGAGCTGCATGAATGTACTCTGCGGCGCGTCCACATCGATTGAGTGGAGAAACGGTTGGACTTTGCGATCTGGAGATTTTGCTAGTCTCTGCGACAAGTGCgg GTCTGCATATGAACAATCAATATTTTGTGATGTGTTCCACTCAAAGGATTCTGGGTGGAGGGATTGCAATTCATGTGGCAAG CCTCTCCATTGTGGATGCATTGCTTCAAGGTTTTTGCTCGAGCTTCTTGATGGTGGGGGTATCAACTGTGTAAGCTGTGCTAAAAAGTCAGGATTTAACCAT ATGATTGAAGATGAAAAGCCTAATGAGTTTTGTATGGTGAAGGCTGATGCTGATCAATTGCACTCAACCTCTGCAGACAACCAATTGAGTGGTGCGAGCATTGAAAACCTACAGCCTATGCAGTTGAGCAACAATGCAGAAAGCATTGGGTTGAGACAATTGCTTCAGCTTCACAATGATGACTCAAGTGGGTCTCTCGGGCAAATGAAACAGGAGGAATTTTTGCCTCCTAGAGAAATTGGAAGCACATGCTTGACAAGTATTAATCAAGCATCTAATGGATCAGTTCAAGCTGTGAAACCTACCACTAGTAAAGTTAATATTTTTGATTCATTGCCACAAACCAACTTGAGTATTTCTTTGGGTGGCTCGTTAGGGAACCAAAATGGCTTTCCTAGTTCAGTTGTAGATGAAAAGAGTAAGATGTCTTCAGTCTTGCAACAGGCATCCAAATCTCGCCATCTTCTGCCCAAACCTCCAAGGTCGGTCCTTGCAACAGGTTTGGAGATGAATGCAGGAATGGTACCCCAGATACGTGTTGCTAGGCCCCCAGCAGAGGGACGTGGACGGAATCAGTTGCTTCCTCGTTATTGGCCCAGGATTACGGACCAGGAATTACAACAAATTTCTGGAGA TTCAAATTCCACCATTGTTCCACTGTTTGAAAAGGTTTTGAGTGCAAGTGATGCTGGACGGATTGGTCGTTTGGTTCTGCCAAAAGCATGTGCTGAA GCTTATTTTCCCCCCATATCTCAACCAGAGGGTCTTCCCCTAAGAATTCAAGATGTGAAGGGAAAAGAATGGGTGTTTCAGTTCAGATTCTGGCCTAATAACAACAGCAGGATGTATGTTTTGGAGGGTGTGACTCCTTGCATACAGTCCATGCAGTTGCAAGCTGGAGATACTG TAACATTTAGCCGTAAGGATCCAGAAGGGAAGCTTGTTATGGGGTTTCGTAAAGCAACAAACACTGCTGTGGTGCAG TCATTGAAGGGAAGCACAGATCCCCACCTAAATGGACTGTCAAAACATTCGAGTTTAGCTGGTGGTGATATTAGTGGGCATAAATCTGATATGCATGAGGACAGGATCAGGGAGGACTTATTACTACCATCTATGTTAACCCCAGAGAGAAAAAGAACTCGGAATATTGGGTCCAAAAGCAAGAGGTTGCTGATTGACAGTCAGGATGCTTTGGAGCTGAAACTTACCTGGGAAGAGGCTCAGGATTTGCTCCACCCACCCCCCAGTACCAAGCCAAGCATTGTTACAATTGAGGATCATGATTTTGAAGAATATGAT GAACCTCCAGTTTTTGGGAAGAGGAGTATCTTTGCAGTTCGTTCAACGGG GGGACAAGAGCAATGGGCTCAGTGTGATAATTGTTCTAAATGGAGAAGGGTGCCTGTCGATGCTCTTCTTCCACCTAAGTGGACATGTGCAGACAACAACTGGGACCAAAGCAG GTCTTCATGTTCCTTACCCGATGAACTCACCCCAAGGGAGCTAGAAATTCTTCTTAGGTTGAACAGAG ATTTCAAAAAAAGGAGAATCATAGCATTTCATAGACAAACTCAGGAGCATGAATCATCACCTGGTTTGAATGCTTTAGCCAATGCTGCAATCCTTGGAGACAATGTAGCTGATTCTGGCACTACACCGGTGGCGACAACAACTAAACACCCGAGGCATCGTCCTGGTTGCTCCTGCATCGTGTGCATCCAGCCTCCGAGTGGGAAAGGAAAACACAAGCCAACATGCACGTGTAATGTGTGCTTGACGGTTAAACGTCGTTTTAAAACCCTCATGATGCGCAAGAAAAAGCGTCAGTCGGAGCGTGAAGCAGAGATTGCTCTGAGGAATCAGCAAGCATGGCGTACCAGAGAAGAAGCAGAAGTTGAAAGCAGCTCTAAACATGTATCATCGCACCACGATCCTTCTGAGAATGAAGCAAGGTCAGTTAACGAGTTAGAATCCAAGAACCAGAGCAACAACAACAAACTAGTGTCCAAATCGGTTGAAGCCAACAAGGGACGGATAGACTTGAACTGCGACCCTTGTCGTGACGATGATTCGCAATTTGCTTCCTCCACTCGCATGAGCATGATGAATCTTCTTCATGTTGCAAGCCTTCCATTGGAGACTTACCTTAAGGAGAATGGCCTTACAAGCTTGGTATCCGATCAACAAGCAATCTCGACGTCACATGCTCCACCACAGGCTGGCAATACAAGCGAGCCACATGACGATCAATGTTTCCATTCTGCCACCAAAGAACATGAGACTAGGGATGAAGTAAACATCGAAACTAAAACGGTTAGAATCAATAACGAGATCGATCCTTGA
- the LOC108474843 gene encoding B3 domain-containing transcription repressor VAL2-like isoform X1, with the protein MASKSCMNVLCGASTSIEWRNGWTLRSGDFASLCDKCGSAYEQSIFCDVFHSKDSGWRDCNSCGKPLHCGCIASRFLLELLDGGGINCVSCAKKSGFNHMIEDEKPNEFCMVKADADQLHSTSADNQLSGASIENLQPMQLSNNAESIGLRQLLQLHNDDSSGSLGQMKQEEFLPPREIGSTCLTSINQASNGSVQAVKPTTSKVNIFDSLPQTNLSISLGGSLGNQNGFPSSVVDEKSKMSSVLQQASKSRHLLPKPPRSVLATGLEMNAGMVPQIRVARPPAEGRGRNQLLPRYWPRITDQELQQISGDSNSTIVPLFEKVLSASDAGRIGRLVLPKACAEAYFPPISQPEGLPLRIQDVKGKEWVFQFRFWPNNNSRMYVLEGVTPCIQSMQLQAGDTVTFSRKDPEGKLVMGFRKATNTAVVQETLPPAIPNGTLSSESYFSGVFENLPIISGYSGLLQSLKGSTDPHLNGLSKHSSLAGGDISGHKSDMHEDRIREDLLLPSMLTPERKRTRNIGSKSKRLLIDSQDALELKLTWEEAQDLLHPPPSTKPSIVTIEDHDFEEYDEPPVFGKRSIFAVRSTGGQEQWAQCDNCSKWRRVPVDALLPPKWTCADNNWDQSRSSCSLPDELTPRELEILLRLNRDFKKRRIIAFHRQTQEHESSPGLNALANAAILGDNVADSGTTPVATTTKHPRHRPGCSCIVCIQPPSGKGKHKPTCTCNVCLTVKRRFKTLMMRKKKRQSEREAEIALRNQQAWRTREEAEVESSSKHVSSHHDPSENEARSVNELESKNQSNNNKLVSKSVEANKGRIDLNCDPCRDDDSQFASSTRMSMMNLLHVASLPLETYLKENGLTSLVSDQQAISTSHAPPQAGNTSEPHDDQCFHSATKEHETRDEVNIETKTVRINNEIDP; encoded by the exons ATGGCTTCGAAGAGCTGCATGAATGTACTCTGCGGCGCGTCCACATCGATTGAGTGGAGAAACGGTTGGACTTTGCGATCTGGAGATTTTGCTAGTCTCTGCGACAAGTGCgg GTCTGCATATGAACAATCAATATTTTGTGATGTGTTCCACTCAAAGGATTCTGGGTGGAGGGATTGCAATTCATGTGGCAAG CCTCTCCATTGTGGATGCATTGCTTCAAGGTTTTTGCTCGAGCTTCTTGATGGTGGGGGTATCAACTGTGTAAGCTGTGCTAAAAAGTCAGGATTTAACCAT ATGATTGAAGATGAAAAGCCTAATGAGTTTTGTATGGTGAAGGCTGATGCTGATCAATTGCACTCAACCTCTGCAGACAACCAATTGAGTGGTGCGAGCATTGAAAACCTACAGCCTATGCAGTTGAGCAACAATGCAGAAAGCATTGGGTTGAGACAATTGCTTCAGCTTCACAATGATGACTCAAGTGGGTCTCTCGGGCAAATGAAACAGGAGGAATTTTTGCCTCCTAGAGAAATTGGAAGCACATGCTTGACAAGTATTAATCAAGCATCTAATGGATCAGTTCAAGCTGTGAAACCTACCACTAGTAAAGTTAATATTTTTGATTCATTGCCACAAACCAACTTGAGTATTTCTTTGGGTGGCTCGTTAGGGAACCAAAATGGCTTTCCTAGTTCAGTTGTAGATGAAAAGAGTAAGATGTCTTCAGTCTTGCAACAGGCATCCAAATCTCGCCATCTTCTGCCCAAACCTCCAAGGTCGGTCCTTGCAACAGGTTTGGAGATGAATGCAGGAATGGTACCCCAGATACGTGTTGCTAGGCCCCCAGCAGAGGGACGTGGACGGAATCAGTTGCTTCCTCGTTATTGGCCCAGGATTACGGACCAGGAATTACAACAAATTTCTGGAGA TTCAAATTCCACCATTGTTCCACTGTTTGAAAAGGTTTTGAGTGCAAGTGATGCTGGACGGATTGGTCGTTTGGTTCTGCCAAAAGCATGTGCTGAA GCTTATTTTCCCCCCATATCTCAACCAGAGGGTCTTCCCCTAAGAATTCAAGATGTGAAGGGAAAAGAATGGGTGTTTCAGTTCAGATTCTGGCCTAATAACAACAGCAGGATGTATGTTTTGGAGGGTGTGACTCCTTGCATACAGTCCATGCAGTTGCAAGCTGGAGATACTG TAACATTTAGCCGTAAGGATCCAGAAGGGAAGCTTGTTATGGGGTTTCGTAAAGCAACAAACACTGCTGTGGTGCAG GAAACCTTACCACCTGCCATTCCTAATGGCACTCTTTCAAGTGAAAGTTACTTTTCGGGTGTTTTTGAGAACCTGCCTATAATTAGTGGTTACTCTGGCCTTCTTCAGTCATTGAAGGGAAGCACAGATCCCCACCTAAATGGACTGTCAAAACATTCGAGTTTAGCTGGTGGTGATATTAGTGGGCATAAATCTGATATGCATGAGGACAGGATCAGGGAGGACTTATTACTACCATCTATGTTAACCCCAGAGAGAAAAAGAACTCGGAATATTGGGTCCAAAAGCAAGAGGTTGCTGATTGACAGTCAGGATGCTTTGGAGCTGAAACTTACCTGGGAAGAGGCTCAGGATTTGCTCCACCCACCCCCCAGTACCAAGCCAAGCATTGTTACAATTGAGGATCATGATTTTGAAGAATATGAT GAACCTCCAGTTTTTGGGAAGAGGAGTATCTTTGCAGTTCGTTCAACGGG GGGACAAGAGCAATGGGCTCAGTGTGATAATTGTTCTAAATGGAGAAGGGTGCCTGTCGATGCTCTTCTTCCACCTAAGTGGACATGTGCAGACAACAACTGGGACCAAAGCAG GTCTTCATGTTCCTTACCCGATGAACTCACCCCAAGGGAGCTAGAAATTCTTCTTAGGTTGAACAGAG ATTTCAAAAAAAGGAGAATCATAGCATTTCATAGACAAACTCAGGAGCATGAATCATCACCTGGTTTGAATGCTTTAGCCAATGCTGCAATCCTTGGAGACAATGTAGCTGATTCTGGCACTACACCGGTGGCGACAACAACTAAACACCCGAGGCATCGTCCTGGTTGCTCCTGCATCGTGTGCATCCAGCCTCCGAGTGGGAAAGGAAAACACAAGCCAACATGCACGTGTAATGTGTGCTTGACGGTTAAACGTCGTTTTAAAACCCTCATGATGCGCAAGAAAAAGCGTCAGTCGGAGCGTGAAGCAGAGATTGCTCTGAGGAATCAGCAAGCATGGCGTACCAGAGAAGAAGCAGAAGTTGAAAGCAGCTCTAAACATGTATCATCGCACCACGATCCTTCTGAGAATGAAGCAAGGTCAGTTAACGAGTTAGAATCCAAGAACCAGAGCAACAACAACAAACTAGTGTCCAAATCGGTTGAAGCCAACAAGGGACGGATAGACTTGAACTGCGACCCTTGTCGTGACGATGATTCGCAATTTGCTTCCTCCACTCGCATGAGCATGATGAATCTTCTTCATGTTGCAAGCCTTCCATTGGAGACTTACCTTAAGGAGAATGGCCTTACAAGCTTGGTATCCGATCAACAAGCAATCTCGACGTCACATGCTCCACCACAGGCTGGCAATACAAGCGAGCCACATGACGATCAATGTTTCCATTCTGCCACCAAAGAACATGAGACTAGGGATGAAGTAAACATCGAAACTAAAACGGTTAGAATCAATAACGAGATCGATCCTTGA
- the LOC128290631 gene encoding uncharacterized protein LOC128290631: MSMEEILLMLGLGTSDLLRSPLKVDQKKLNISLTISEPIALVLTAGNGDCFLPLNAQASETYFFSKLPSYDKLLTPINGAYFLIVAFIIFGGSLACCMFRKSRRHDSGIPYQELEMGLPESMATTNVETAEGWDQVWDDDWDEDMAVRSPWGRNVANISANGLTVRSSNKDGWENDWDD; this comes from the exons ATGAGTATGGAAGAAATATTGTTGATGTTGGGACTTGGAACTTCAGATTTGTTAAGGTCGCCTCTTAAGGTTGACCAAAAAAAG TTGAATATCTCTTTGACTATTAGTGAACCCATTGCGCTAGTGTTAACTGCTGGAAATGGAGATTGTTTCCTTCCTCTAAATGCTCAGGCATCTGAAACATACTTTTTCTCAAAGCTACCATCGTATGACAAGCTGTTGACTCCGATAAATGGTGCCTACTTCTTGATTGTAGCATTTATAATATTCGGAGGATCATTGGCTTGTTGCATGTTTAGGAAGAGTAGACGACATGATAGTGGTATACCTTACCAAGAGCTAGAAATGGGATTGCCTGAATCTATGGCAACTACCAATGTAGAAACAGCTGAAGGTTGGGACCAGGTTTGGGATGATGATTGGGACGAAGACATGGCTGTGAGGTCACCATGGGGACGAAATGTAGCTAATATATCAGCAAATGGCCTCACTGTTAGGTCTTCAAATAAAGATGGCTGGGAGAATGATTGGGATGATTAG